Proteins from a genomic interval of Pseudophryne corroboree isolate aPseCor3 chromosome 4, aPseCor3.hap2, whole genome shotgun sequence:
- the LOC134910957 gene encoding E3 SUMO-protein ligase ZBED1-like has protein sequence MSADNSLKRKRSQIWNNFKLTGNEKKARCSYCSSDISITCGSLSNLSRHLKSKHPTISTTRSETQQPPINTASHHTRCEDDVQDNTPEPSQGTIATVNSTEVATGFSSTVKTVQTKQQATLGSYFSSNRPVSVKRSKELDEQLLTFIIKGFHPFSIVEEDEFKKFVHSLCPAYNLPTRKTVSSSLLLRLYNSTVQEVRSTLQEVDAVCLTTDSWTSLNNQSFNAITAHFINSEWQLRSVLLECLEMPERHTSENLCRRLKDTVHEWGLENKVVAVVTDNAANIVAAVRLCKWRHLPCFAHCVNLVVHAGISVSGIHIIINKIKGIVEFFKKSSHGLTKLHDTQKQMGLPELKLTQDVPTRWNSTLDMISRIVMVKDAVVATLAVLHTELNTLTSHEWTVAEKSIDVLQIFQDVTVEVSAEKSVPRSKVILFVKIMNKKMESLLAEQSTPTEITSMVTILREQLARRFKDLEDNELNNQATLLDPRFKRYGFSDEAKFHMAYENLKRKVCGLRITEEIPIAPVEETQTSQSSSCLWGDFDTEISKVVAVQNPVAAGIIELDRYMQQPILRRTEDPLLWWNERKEIYPRLFQLAKR, from the coding sequence ATGAGTGCAGATAATTCACTGAAGAGAAAGAGAAGCCAGATATGGAATAATTTCAAACTTACTGGAAATGAGAAAAAAGCAAGGTGTTCCTACTGCTCAAGTGACATTAGTATAACTTGCGGTTCTTTGAGTAATCTGTCACGCCATTTGAAATCAAAACATCCAACAATATCCACTACTAGGAGTGAGACACAACAACCACCGATAAATACAGCGTCTCATCATACAAGATGTGAAGATGACGTTCAAGACAATACACCTGAACCGTCACAAGGTACCATTGCAACTGTAAATTCAACTGAAGTTGCTACAGGTTTTTCGTCCACTGTAAAAACTGTTCAAACCAAGCAACAAGCAACCTTAGGTAGCTATTTCAGCAGCAATAGGCCAGTGTCTGTTAAGCGCTCAAAAGAATTGGATGAGCAACTGCTAACATTTATTATCAAGGGTTTCCACCCATTTAGCATTGTGGAGGAGGATGAGTTTAAAAAGTTTGTCCATTCTCTTTGCCCAGCATACAATCTTCCCACGAGGAAAACTGTATCTAGCAGTTTGCTATTGCGTCTCTACAACAGCACTGTACAGGAAGTGCGCTCAACCTTGCAAGAAGTTGATGCAGTTTGCTTAACTACAGACTCATGGACTTCTTTGAATAATCAAAGTTTTAATGCAATCACAGCGcattttattaattcagaatggcaGCTACGTTCAGTTCTCTTAGAATGTCTTGAAATGCCAGAAAGACACACTTCAGAAAATCTATGTAGACGGTTAAAAGACACAGTGCATGAATGGGGTCTGGAAAATAAGGTGGTTGCTGTTGTCACAGACAATGCAGCTAACATTGTAGCTGCTGTCAGATTGTGCAAATGGCGACatctaccatgttttgcacattgtgTGAACTTGGTAGTTCATGCTGGAATTTCGGTTTCTGGCATTCATATTATTATAAATAAGATTAAAGGTATTGTTGAATTTTTCAAAAAAAGTTCCCATGGCCTTACAAAATTGCATGACACTCAGAAACAGATGGGACTACCAGAGCTGAAACTGACCCAAGATGTTCCTACTAGATGGAACTCTACTTTGGACATGATATCCAGGATCGTCATGGTAAAGGATGCAGTAGTTGCCACCTTAGCTGTGCTACACACAGAACTGAATACCTTGACATCCCATGAATGGACAGTTGCTGAAAAATCAATAGATGTACTACAGATTTTTCAAGACGTCACAGTGGAAGTTAGTGCTGAAAAATCTGTGCCCAGATCAAAAGTGATTCTTTTTGTAAAAATTATGAATAAGAAAATGGAGTCATTGTTGGCTGAGCAATCAACGCCAACAGAAATAACATCTATGGTGACAATTTTGAGGGAGCAACTTGCTCGAAGATTCAAAGACCTGGAAGATAACGAACTTAACAATCAGGCAACACTTTTGGACCCAAGATTTAAAAGGTACGGATTTTCAGATGAGGCTAAATTTCACATGGCGTATGAAAATCTGAAGAGAAAAGTGTGTGGATTGAGAATTACAGAAGAAATACCTATAGCACCTGTGGAAGAAACTCAAACCTCACAATCCAGCTCATGCCTATGGGGTGATTTTGATACAGAAATCAGCAAAGTTGTTGCAGTACAGAATCCAGTGGCTGCAGGAATTATAGAACTGGACAGATACATGCAACAACCCATCTTAAGGAGGACTGAGGACCCACTACTTTGGTGGAATGAAAGAAAAGAAATCTATCCAAGACTTTTTCAACTGGCAAAGCGGTGA